The Polyangium mundeleinium genome contains the following window.
GCGGGCGACGGGGCAATCGCTCGCGGGGAGGGATCTCACGGGCGCGTCGCTCGAAGGAATGGATCTCTCGGGCATGGATCTCGAAGGCGCCATGCTCGAAAACGCGAACCTGCGGGGGACGGTGCTGCGAAAAGCCAGGCTCGGCGGCGCGGTGCTCGCGCGGGCGGACCTCACCGGGGCCGATCTGGAAGAGGCGCAGCTCGTCGAGACGAACTTCGGCGCGGCCACGCTCACGGGTGCGAAGCTCGGCAAGGCCGTGCTCGCGCAAGCCACGCTGGACAAGGCCGACCTCGCGGCCGCCGATTTCTCGGGCGCGGATCTTTCGGGCGCGTCGCTCCACGAGGCGAGCTTCGGCGATGTCGTGTTGCGGCGGGCCACGCTCGCGGGCGCGCGGCTGCTCGAAGCGAAGCTCGCCGCGGTGGACTTCTCCGAGGCGGATCTCTCGGGCGTGACGTTCCTCGAATGTGATCTCTCGGGGGCGCGGCTTTCGGGGGCGAAGCTCGTCTCGGCCGTGTTTTTGCGCTGCAAGGCGAATGGCGCGAACCTGGAGAAGGCGGCGCTCGACAATGCTCGGTTCGTCGAGGAGAGCGATTTTTCGGGCGCCTCGTTCAAGGGAGCCACGTTCGTTGAGGCAAACTTGCGCGGGACGTCGCTCGTCGAGGCGGATCTCACGGAGGCCAAGATCGATCGGGGTGACCTCAGTGAGTGTGATCTGCGGGGCGCGAAGCTCGATCGGATTCGCGCCCGCGAGTCGCGCTGGGTGCGGACGAACCTCGACAAGGCGACGTTGCGAGGGGCGGACCTGATGCACGCCGTCATGCAAAAGGCCAACGTGGCCGGGGCCGATTTCCGCGGGGCGAGCCTGTTCCGGGCCGATCTCGCGCGAATGAAGGGCGACGACAAGACGAGCTTCGACGCGGCGAACGTCACCCAGGTGCGCTTTTCACGGGAGGGCGGCGCGTGAACAAGGAAGAGCTCGAGCGCCTCGTCGGGCGCGGAGACGTTCTCAATCGGCTGGATTTCTCGGGGCTCGATCTGCGGGGCGCGTCCATCGGGGGCCTCATCGCCGAGGAGAGCAAGTTCTCCGGGGCGAACCTCGCGGGGGCGAACCTGCGCGAGGTCATCGTGCATCGCAGTGATCTGCGGGGCGTGAACCTCGCGGGCGTGGACGCGCGCCACGCGTCGTTCGTGGAGTGCAACCTCGAAGGTGTCTCGTTCGAGGACACGAATCTCTCGTTCGCGAATTTCAACAAATGCAACCTCGCGGGCGCGAAGTTCGAGCGCACGAAGGTGCACAATACGAACATCCTCGAAGGGAAGCTCGAAGGCGCGAGCTTCGTGGACGTCGTGCTCGACCGGTCGGCCCTGGTCGCGTGTGACCTCTCGGGGCTGCGGTTCACGCGCAGCGTGATCAAACAAACGGCCGTGCTGAAGACGGATCTGCGCAAGGTCCTGCTGGAAAAGGCGCGCTTCGAGACGGCCGTGCTCGTCGGCTCGAACCTCGCCGGGATGTCGCTCGCTGGCGTGGAGCTTGGCCTGACGCAGCTCATGGAGTGTGATCTCCGCGGGACCGATCTCTCGGGCGCGCACCTCGTGCAGGCGAATTTCAAGGGCGCCGATCTCTCGGGGGCAAACCTCGACGACGTGAACGCGAAGAACGCGCTCTTCGTGGAGGTGAAGCTCGTCTCCGCGCGGGCGCGCCGCGGCGATTTTCATCAGGCGGTCTTCGCCGATGCGGATCTCTCCGGGGCGAATTTCGCGAAGGCGAAGCTCGGTCAGTGCAACTTCCACCGCGCTCGCTGCGTGGGCGCGCTCCTGCCCGCCGCGGACCTCACGTACGCCGATTTCTCGAACGCCGACGTGTCGAAGGCCGACTTCTCCGGCGCGACCCTGTTCCGGGCCAAGTTCCACCGCACCGTGGAGACCCAGGCCATTTTTACGGATCGTGCGCTCGCGCTGGGCGACGATCGTGAGCTCGCAAAGGCGGAGAGCTTCGTTCCAAGCTGAAGGAGTGGTTTGTCATGAATTTCGAGCCGCAACGAAAGCGAGCAAAATCACCCCGAGGCCGCGCCGTCCAGGAAGTCGGGACGGTACACGCCATCGAGGGAGAGCTCATCCGGGTCGAGGTCGCCGACGACATTCTCATCGCGCGGCGCGCCGCGAGCTGTCTGCTCGCGCCGGCGGCGGGCGACGCCGTGCTCGTCGTGCTCCTGGAGAGCGGCGCGGCGTACGTGCTCGCGGTGCTCGAGCGGGACGCCGAGGCGAGCTCGCGGATCGTCTTGGAAGGGGATGCCTCGATCGAGGCGCCTTCGGGCAAGGTGCGCGTGCTCTCGCGCGAGGGCGTGGAGGTCGTGACCGAGCAGGAGATCAGCCTGATCGCCGGGCGCGCGACGATTCAAGCGGCCGACACCGCCGTGTCCGCCGAGCGCCTCGGCGTCTTCAGCTCCGCGGTGCATGCCGAGGTCGGCGTGGTGAAGGTCGTGGCCGAGGCGCTCGATTCGATCGCGGATCGGATCTTCCAGAAGGCGAAGCGCGTCTATCGGGTCGTGACCGAGCAGGACAACCTCCGCGCTGAGAGCATCGACCACGCGGCCAAGCGCACGCTGAGCATGCGCGCCGAGCACGCGATCGTGATGGCGAAGGAGCTCGTGAAGGTCGACGGCGAGCAGATCCACCTGGGGTGATGCCATGTTCGCGAATACGCAGATGATGGGAATGGATCTCGGGTTTCCCGACGTGTGCCTCACGCCCGTGCCCGCGCCCACGCCGATCCCTTATCCGAACATCGCTGTCGGGGTGATGGCCGTGTCGGCCTGTTACAAGGTCCTCTTCACGTGCACGCCCTCGCACAACATGACCACGTGTATTCCCATGACGAATGGCGACAACGCCGGCGTGGCCATGGGCGTGGCGTCAGGGACGGTGATGGGGCCGGCGCGGCACCTGACGGCCGCGTTCCGTGTCCTCGTGGGCGGAATGCCCGCCACACGCATGACCAGCATGGCCCTGCAGAATTCGACGAATTGCCCCGGCATGCGGATCGTGCCGAGCCAGCCGAAGGTGCTGCTCCTCGCGCCGTGAGGCGTGGGATCAGGGCTTCTTGACGCGCGGGGCGCCGTCGGGCGCGAAATCACCCTCGATCAGGATGCCCGCGCCTTCGGCCTTGTACGAGCCGCCTTCGAGGACCTGCCGCCCTTCCGTCGTCACCGAGAACGTGCCCGCCCAGCCCTGGCCGTCGTGGTTCTGCGCGCTGAGCCGGAACCAGGCTTCGCCCTTCGGGCCCGATGCTTTCGCGAGCACCGTCACGTTGTCCTGACCCTGCATCGCGCGGACGAAGTCGCGACGGAGGGTCTTCGTCACGGCCAGCGAGACCGAGACCGGGCTCCCGAGCGCTGCCGCCACGGCCGGATCCTTCTCCACGAGCTCGACCGTCCGGGTGATCGGCGGCGCCGAGACCGTCCAGAGGTGCTTGCCCACGCACGAGGACAGGACGAGCGCGAAGAGAAGGACCACGCCGAGGGTGACCATGACCTTGCCGGCAGACGACTTCGCAGGCTGGCGGACAGGCTGCATGCCGTCCATGAAAGGCGCGCTGGCGAGTCGGTGTCAAGCGCCCTCGACGTGCGCCCCAGGACCGGACATTCTCGGTCCCATCCAGGGGGTCAATTTCGTTGCCATTCCAGGTTGGATCCCGTAATGATCGAATCCACCGAGCGTTGACGTCCGCAGCGCCCGGCCACAATCGAATGCAGCACCCGCGGGGCTGGGAGACCTTGCCCCGATAGCGCCTCTCCGGGGGCGCACGCCTCTTCGGAGGCTATTTCGCCAGGCAATGCCTGAACACGGACGAACTTGAAAGGCGGCCCTCATGAGCGCCCTCGCTCTTGCATGGCCAGCCGCCCCGGGCGGCGGGCCGAGCGCTTTTCTTTGCGACGAATTCCTGGCCCCGCGCGAAAGGTCGCCGCGCGGGCCGATCGAGCCCGCGTGCGTGGAGATCACCACGCGCCTCGATCGCGCCCTCGAAGCGAGAGAGAGCCGCCTCCCGGATCTCGCCCTCTGCTTCGAGGAGTCCGCCCGGAGCGCGTCGCTCCTGGGTCGCCTGATCGACGCGCGGCGCCTCTACCGCGCGTCGATCGCGCTGCTCGCTTCGTCGTTTGATCGAAATGGGGATCTCACGGCGCTCGCCCTCGCGCTCCGCGCTGCGCTTGGCCTCGGTCGAATCGAAGGGTCCCTCGGACACGACGACGAGGCGCTTTTCTTATTCGAAAAACTCGCGGCCTTGCCGCTCGGCGGCTCGCTCGAAGCGGGTCCGCTCGTGGTGACGCCCGCGCGATGGGCCGAGGTGCGGGCGTTTGCGCCTCTGCTCGGGCCGAAGCTCGCGGCCGAGGCGATCGCCGCGGCGCTGGAGACGTTGATCACTGGCGCGCGGTACGACGTGGCCCTCGCCGTCGCCCGCGTTCGCGAGACGAACGATTCCCCCGCGCTCGACGCCTTCCGCCGCGAGGCGACGGCGACGGCGCTCGGTCGTATGGGCCTCTTTGGCGAGGCGCTCGTGTTTCTCGCGTCGGCCATCGCGCGCGAGCCTTTGCCCACGCGCCCGATCTTCGAGCAGAAGCGGGCCGAGGTGCTCGCGGCCTCGGGGCAGCTCGACGCGGCGCGGGCGCGCTCCTCGTTCGTCGTGGAGGCCCTCGAAGACCGCTTCCGAGCCTCTCCCGCGTCGCTCGACGATCTCGCGCTCGCGGCGCGCGCCTTGCGCCTCCTCGCGATGCTCGGCCAGGTCCCCGCTTCGTTTGCCGTGCGCGCGTTCGAACTCGCGGGCCTGCTCGGCGACGTGCCGCTCGAAGCCGAGCTCGCGTTGCGGGTCGTCGCGAGCGACGCGTCCCGCGCCATGCGCGAGCGCGCGGCGAACGTGGCCGTGTCCCTCGTCGGGCACCACGCGCCTTCGTTTGCCGGGCTCCGCGATCGATTGTGTTCGATCGCGGCGTGAGCGGGCTTGCCGCGCGGGGCTCGACGCCCTTGACAGACGCCGTGTTCGCGCGATGTTCTGCTCCGACGCTCGGGCCTTGACCCAGCGCGTCGAGACCAGCATGGCCCAGGGAAAGCTCACGCACCTCAAGATGCTCGAGGCCGAGAGCATCCACATTCTTCGCGAGGTCGTCGCGTGCTTCGAGCGACCCGTGATGCTCTACTCGATCGGCAAGGACAGCACGGTCCTCTTGCACCTCGCGCGGAAGGCGTTCCACCCCGCGAAGCTCCCGTTTCCGCTGCTCCACGTGGACACGACGTGGAAGTTCCGGGACATGTACGCCTATCGCGACGGCTACGTGAAGGGCGAGCTCGGGGTGGATCTCCTCGTGTACACGAACGAGGAGGGGCGGCGGGCCGGCGTGGGTCCGATCACGCACGGGAGCAAGGTGCACACCGACGTGATGAAGACGCAGGCGCTCAAGCTTGCGCTCGACAAATACGGGTTCGACGCGGCGTTCGGGGGCGCGCGGCGCGACGAGGAGAAATCACGCGCGAAGGAGCGTGTGTTTTCGTTTCGCGACAAGAACCACCGCTGGGACCCGAAGAACCAGCGGCCGGAGCTCTGGAACCTCTACAATACGGAGGTCCACAAGGGCGAGAGCATCCGGGTGTTTCCGCTGTCGAACTGGACCGAGCTCGACGTCTGGCAATACATCCACCAGGAAAAACTGCCGATCGTGCCGCTATATTTCGCGGCGCCGCGGCCGGTGGTGGAGCGCGACGGCGTGCTGCTCATGGTGGACGACGAGCGGCTGCCGCTGCGGCCGGGCGAGGTGCCGATGACGAAAAAGGTCCGGTTCCGGACGCTCGGCTGTTATCCGCTCTCGGGCGCGATCGAGAGTGAGGCGACGACGTTGCCCGAGATCATCCAGGAGATGCTCCTCGCGAGGCAGAGCGAGCGCCAGGGCCGGCTCATCGATTTCGATCAGTCGGGGAGCATGGAAGAAAAGAAGCGCGAAGGGTACTTCTGAGATGAGCCACGAAGAAGACCTCGCCCATACCGATATCGAGGCCTACCTCGCGCGGAACGAGCGGAAGGAGCTTTTGCGCTTCCTTACGTGCGGGAACGTAGACGACGGCAAGAGCACGCTGATCGGCAGGCTGCTGCACGATACGAAGGGCATTTACGAGGACCAGCTCGCGGCCGTCGCCAAGGACAGCAAGGTCTTCGGCACGCAGGGCGGCGCGCTCGACCTCGCGCTGCTCGTCGACGGGCTGAAGAGCGAGCGCGAGCAGGGGATCACGATCGACGTCGCGTATCGGTATTTTTCGACGTCGCGGCGCAAGTACATCATCGCGGATACGCCGGGCCACGAGCAATACACGCGCAACATGGCCACGGGCGCGAGCACGGCCGAGCTCGCGGTGATCCTGATCGACGCGCGCAAGGGCGTGACGACGCAGACGAAGCGTCACGCGTTCCTCACGAGCCTGCTCGGGATTCGCAAGGTCGTGGTGGCCGTGAACAAGATGGATCTCGTCGGGTATTCGCGGGAGGTCTTCGAGGAGATCCGGCGCGCCTACCTCGATTTCGCGGCGCTCTTGCCGGACCGGCATCACTGGTTCCTCCCGATGAGCGCGCTCGCGGGGGACAACGTGGTCGAGAAGAGCGCGGCCATGCCCTGGTTCGAGGGGGAGCCGCTGCTCGAATTGCTGGATACGGTGCCGCTCGACGAGGCGTCGAACACGGTGGACCTGCGCTTCCCCGTGCAATACGTGAACCGGCCGAGCCAGGAGTTCCGGGGATTTGCCGGGACGATCGCGTCGGGGGCGGTGCGGGTCGGCGACGAGGTGGTCTCGCTCCCGTCCGGGCGGACGAGCAAGGTCGCGCGGATCGTGGCGTGGGAGGGTGATCTCGCGGAGGCCGCGGCGCCGATGTCGGTGACGTTGACGCTCGAAGGCGAGATCGACGCGAGCCGTGGAGATGTCTTGTGTCACGCGGACAATCGGCCCCAGATTTCGACGCGCGTGCTCGCGATGCTCGTGTGGATGGACGAGCGGCCGATGGTGCCGGGGCGCGAATACTGGATCAAGCACGGGCCCTTGCGCACGCCGGGCAGCGTGACGCGGATCGTGCACCGCGTGGACGTGAACACGCTGGAGAAGAGCGACGCGCCGGCGCTCGCGTTGAACGAGATTGGGCGCGTGGAGCTACGCACGAGCCGGCCGCTTCTGTTCGACGCGTACACGAAGAACCGGGCGACGGGCGCGTTCGTCGTGATCGACCGCGTGACGAATGGAACCGTCGGCGCGGGGATGATCGTCGAGAGCGGGGAAGGGCGCTGGGACGATCCGGCGCAAGGCAGGCTCACGCGGGCGGAGAGCGCGGTCACGGGCGAGGAGCGGGAAAAACGGTATGGGCAGCAGCCCACGACGATCCTGATCACGGGGCTCGCGGGGTCCGGAAAAACCAGCGTGGCGCGGGAGGTCGAGCGCAGGCTTTTTGATCTCGGCCGCGCGGTGGTGGCGATCGACGGGCAATCGATGCGGCACGGGATGAACCGGGACCTCGGCTTCTCCGCGTCGGACCGCTCGGAGAACCTGCGCCGCTCGATGGAGGTCGCGAAGCTCCTGAACGACGCGGGCCTGCTTTGCGTGGCGTCGCTGGTCGCGCCGGAGGACGCGGTACGGCAGCGCGCGCGAGAGCTCGTGGGCCCGGAGCGGTTTTTCCTGGTGCACCTCGCCGCGCCGCTCGAATGGTGCCGCGAGGTCGATCGGAGCGGGATTTATCGGGATGCCGCCGCGGGCAACGTGTCGAACGTGCCGGGGCTCGATTTCCGGTACGAGCCGCCCGAGGATGCGGACCTCGTGCTGCCGAGCCATGAGTTGAGCGTGGCGGAATGCGCCGAGCGAATCGTGCGGGAGCTCGAGCGGCGAGGGCGCATCGTGTAGGTGCGTGGCACCACGTCGTCGGCGTTGACAGGCCTTGGGAATGTGTTCCGATGGCGTCATGCGTCGTGCGCCCGTCTACATCCTTTCCGCCGCCCTTTTCGCGCTGGCCGCCGGGCATGCCCCCACTGCGACGGCGACGAGCGGGTATTTCGTGTCGTCGTTCGAGTCCTCGAAGGTCACGCGGCACCGCACGCTGCTCGTTTTTTCCGCGCAGAAGACGACGGTCGTCGATCAGGTCGAGTTCGCGCCCGTCCCCGAATCGTTCGCGTGGGTCTTGCCGGTGCCGGCGTCGGCCACGATCGCTCTCTCCTCCGACGCGCTTTTCAACAATCTCGACGTGGTCACGGAGACCGTGATCACGCCACCGCCGTTCGTTTGTCCACCCTCGGACTGCGGCACGGGGGGCATGGGCGGCGCAGGGGGCGGGGGCGGTGGAATGCCCGCGGAGGTCGTTCCCGCGCGGGAGACGGTCGGGCCCTACAACATCGTCTCCCTGCAACCCGGCGACCCGCAAGCCCTCAAAGATTGGCTCGCAGCACACGGGTACGCCGTTGATGCCGGGACGGCGGCGCTCATCGATTCTCTCGCGACTGTGCAGGGATATGGCTTCGTCGCGCTGAGGATGGCCCCGTCTGCGAGCACGTTGGCGACGCGCCCGATTCGCGTCACGCTGCAAGGCTCGGTTCCCACGTTGCCGATGCGCTTCTCGCGGGCCGGTGCGCCGATGGCCCTGCCGACGCGGCTCTACGTCGTCGCCGGCGGCCGCGTCGATTCCCAGAACATGCCCTCGGTGACCGTTTCTTTGGACAACCTCCTTTGGAACTGGGACACGGGGACGAGCAACTACGCGTCGCTGCGACAGGATGCTTTCAACGTCGTCGGTGGGACGGGGTGGGTCGTCGAGCATGCCGCGCCTTTCCCGGTGAACACGTTCAAGAACGACATGCTCGCTTTGGCCACCTCGCAACCCGCGGCGAGCGGGTGGGGGATCGACGCGGCCGAGGCTTCGAGCGGCTGCACGGCCGACTTGGACGCGATTTTCGGGGGGCTCGACCCAAACGCGACCTGGGTGACGCGGTTTGAAGGAAACCTCGGGCCCGACGGCCTCATGACGGATCTCACCGTGGGCGTTTCGCCGAATCAAACCGCCGTGCCGAGCCCGATTGTGGTGAAGGAAGGCGCGACCGAGGGGACCCCGCCGGCATGCCCCGCGCCCTGTGGGACCGGCGGCATGGGCGGCATGGGCGGCATGGGCGGTATCGGCGGCATGGGCGGCATGGGCGGCATGGGGAGCAGCAGCGGCGGCACGGGTGGAATGCCGAGCGGAAACGGGGGGAGCGGCGGCATGGGGGGCAGCGGGGCAAACCCCGGGGTGTGTATCCCGGGCGAGCAGGTCGAATGCGCGTGTCCGGGTGGATCTCCGGGGGCGCAGGCCTGCAATCAGGACGGGACCGGATACGAGGCTTGCCAATGCATTGCGCCCGAGGAAAACAGCGGATGCGGCTGCAAGGCGGCCGGCGCCGGCGTGGGCTCGGCCGGCATGGCCCTCGGGTTCCTCGCGGTGGTCGGAGGCCTCTTCAGGCGCAGGCGGGCGGGCCGGTCGTAGACACGCGCTCCGGCTGCTCGCCAGCGGACCTCGTTCGCCTTATACACACGCCCCATGTCGACCGCCGTCCTCGTCTCCTGCCACGGCACCGTCTCCCGCACCGCCGACATCCCCGCGTTCCTGAACAACATCCGCCGGGGCCGCCCGACGCCGCCCGAGCTCCTCGCGGAGGTCACGCATCGGTTCGAGGCGATCGGCGGCTCGCCGCTCATGGCCATCACCGACGCGCAGGCGCGCGCGCTCGAAGCGCGGATCGGCATTCCGGTGGTCGTGTCGGGCCGGCTCTGGCATCCGTATCCGACCGAGGTCCTGCCTGGGCTCGTCGCGAAGGGCGTGCGGGCGCTCGTGTCGCTCCCGCTCGCGCCACAATCGGTCGACGTGTATCACGGGCCCGTCCGCGAGGCCGCCGCGAGCCATCCGGAGCTTTCCATCCGCGCGGTGCCCGCCTGGGGGATGGAGCCCGCGCTGATCGACGCGTTCGTCGAGACGATCGACGAGGCGCTCGCCGCCGTGCCCG
Protein-coding sequences here:
- a CDS encoding pentapeptide repeat-containing protein; the protein is MNKEELERLVGRGDVLNRLDFSGLDLRGASIGGLIAEESKFSGANLAGANLREVIVHRSDLRGVNLAGVDARHASFVECNLEGVSFEDTNLSFANFNKCNLAGAKFERTKVHNTNILEGKLEGASFVDVVLDRSALVACDLSGLRFTRSVIKQTAVLKTDLRKVLLEKARFETAVLVGSNLAGMSLAGVELGLTQLMECDLRGTDLSGAHLVQANFKGADLSGANLDDVNAKNALFVEVKLVSARARRGDFHQAVFADADLSGANFAKAKLGQCNFHRARCVGALLPAADLTYADFSNADVSKADFSGATLFRAKFHRTVETQAIFTDRALALGDDRELAKAESFVPS
- a CDS encoding DUF3540 domain-containing protein, with product MNFEPQRKRAKSPRGRAVQEVGTVHAIEGELIRVEVADDILIARRAASCLLAPAAGDAVLVVLLESGAAYVLAVLERDAEASSRIVLEGDASIEAPSGKVRVLSREGVEVVTEQEISLIAGRATIQAADTAVSAERLGVFSSAVHAEVGVVKVVAEALDSIADRIFQKAKRVYRVVTEQDNLRAESIDHAAKRTLSMRAEHAIVMAKELVKVDGEQIHLG
- a CDS encoding DUF4150 domain-containing protein, which codes for MFANTQMMGMDLGFPDVCLTPVPAPTPIPYPNIAVGVMAVSACYKVLFTCTPSHNMTTCIPMTNGDNAGVAMGVASGTVMGPARHLTAAFRVLVGGMPATRMTSMALQNSTNCPGMRIVPSQPKVLLLAP
- a CDS encoding cytochrome c oxidase assembly factor Coa1 family protein, with product MQPVRQPAKSSAGKVMVTLGVVLLFALVLSSCVGKHLWTVSAPPITRTVELVEKDPAVAAALGSPVSVSLAVTKTLRRDFVRAMQGQDNVTVLAKASGPKGEAWFRLSAQNHDGQGWAGTFSVTTEGRQVLEGGSYKAEGAGILIEGDFAPDGAPRVKKP
- the cysD gene encoding sulfate adenylyltransferase subunit CysD, which gives rise to MAQGKLTHLKMLEAESIHILREVVACFERPVMLYSIGKDSTVLLHLARKAFHPAKLPFPLLHVDTTWKFRDMYAYRDGYVKGELGVDLLVYTNEEGRRAGVGPITHGSKVHTDVMKTQALKLALDKYGFDAAFGGARRDEEKSRAKERVFSFRDKNHRWDPKNQRPELWNLYNTEVHKGESIRVFPLSNWTELDVWQYIHQEKLPIVPLYFAAPRPVVERDGVLLMVDDERLPLRPGEVPMTKKVRFRTLGCYPLSGAIESEATTLPEIIQEMLLARQSERQGRLIDFDQSGSMEEKKREGYF
- the cysN gene encoding sulfate adenylyltransferase subunit CysN translates to MSHEEDLAHTDIEAYLARNERKELLRFLTCGNVDDGKSTLIGRLLHDTKGIYEDQLAAVAKDSKVFGTQGGALDLALLVDGLKSEREQGITIDVAYRYFSTSRRKYIIADTPGHEQYTRNMATGASTAELAVILIDARKGVTTQTKRHAFLTSLLGIRKVVVAVNKMDLVGYSREVFEEIRRAYLDFAALLPDRHHWFLPMSALAGDNVVEKSAAMPWFEGEPLLELLDTVPLDEASNTVDLRFPVQYVNRPSQEFRGFAGTIASGAVRVGDEVVSLPSGRTSKVARIVAWEGDLAEAAAPMSVTLTLEGEIDASRGDVLCHADNRPQISTRVLAMLVWMDERPMVPGREYWIKHGPLRTPGSVTRIVHRVDVNTLEKSDAPALALNEIGRVELRTSRPLLFDAYTKNRATGAFVVIDRVTNGTVGAGMIVESGEGRWDDPAQGRLTRAESAVTGEEREKRYGQQPTTILITGLAGSGKTSVAREVERRLFDLGRAVVAIDGQSMRHGMNRDLGFSASDRSENLRRSMEVAKLLNDAGLLCVASLVAPEDAVRQRARELVGPERFFLVHLAAPLEWCREVDRSGIYRDAAAGNVSNVPGLDFRYEPPEDADLVLPSHELSVAECAERIVRELERRGRIV
- a CDS encoding DUF2330 domain-containing protein, whose product is MRRAPVYILSAALFALAAGHAPTATATSGYFVSSFESSKVTRHRTLLVFSAQKTTVVDQVEFAPVPESFAWVLPVPASATIALSSDALFNNLDVVTETVITPPPFVCPPSDCGTGGMGGAGGGGGGMPAEVVPARETVGPYNIVSLQPGDPQALKDWLAAHGYAVDAGTAALIDSLATVQGYGFVALRMAPSASTLATRPIRVTLQGSVPTLPMRFSRAGAPMALPTRLYVVAGGRVDSQNMPSVTVSLDNLLWNWDTGTSNYASLRQDAFNVVGGTGWVVEHAAPFPVNTFKNDMLALATSQPAASGWGIDAAEASSGCTADLDAIFGGLDPNATWVTRFEGNLGPDGLMTDLTVGVSPNQTAVPSPIVVKEGATEGTPPACPAPCGTGGMGGMGGMGGIGGMGGMGGMGSSSGGTGGMPSGNGGSGGMGGSGANPGVCIPGEQVECACPGGSPGAQACNQDGTGYEACQCIAPEENSGCGCKAAGAGVGSAGMALGFLAVVGGLFRRRRAGRS
- the hemH gene encoding ferrochelatase, which encodes MSTAVLVSCHGTVSRTADIPAFLNNIRRGRPTPPELLAEVTHRFEAIGGSPLMAITDAQARALEARIGIPVVVSGRLWHPYPTEVLPGLVAKGVRALVSLPLAPQSVDVYHGPVREAAASHPELSIRAVPAWGMEPALIDAFVETIDEALAAVPEAERTAVPIVLSAHSLPRRVIAMGDKYEAQFREMAGAVAARLEARGFSTRIAFQSQGASAEPWLGPDLAETFAALRAQGANAVLVAPIGFLAEHVETLYDLDIEAPTIAAKAGLGRFYRAKAVCDRPRFVDAIEAVVRRELDR